The Bacteroidales bacterium genome includes a window with the following:
- a CDS encoding tryptophanase — MMTLHEPYKIKSIRNIRFKSLPDRKKALRNAGYNVDLLPSNQVAFDMVTQGSSAMSQEQLGNLFIGDEAYAGARNFYRLNDSVRDVFAIDSVCPVHNTFGGLKLLSYVHLTHRKIVAGNTTMPFPTFRAFGGDCQLLGTAAVPLYPGNIDLSGLRQFLEKNRSKVALIYMDLQGEGYRPVSPGNLQEIKKLADAHQVKLIMDASCIVEAAYYVLQHDPVFKNSDLGSVIKLLAASCHTVLFDGGQDSLSNVGGFLASHDPKDHEHYQNTVVVFEGLHTYGGMAGRTMEVVATGLREMSDPLHAQWTDHQVSVLAEALDKGNVPYIRGFNGVYLRADQFLPDAGPAAAETVAAALYLSSGIRCHLEENYKNDNLLPVLIPRRALMSTQVEQIGDAIVKLYEQRALVSPLDPVNQPVFTFEACFEWIAPELESYRFTCEPYTIHSIEHVGMDTREQRLKAMKEAGYNTFLLKSEDVTIDFLTDSGTSAMSVEQWMAYLRAKETPATPDAYLDIVSTAQKIYGHKYIILTHQGRAAEHIMSQMFIKPGDYVPGNMYFTTTREHQEMAGGTFVDVIVDEAHQTASTFPWKGNVDLAKMETLYEKATAEGRKLSYLSYEFNVNLAGGQPVSMTNIKEVYTWCKARNIPVFFDATRCAENACFIQRNDPVYRNVPVADILLEMFSYGDGATISSKKDMLSNLSGSLLFRDNEQWYRKGLQMLRIFEGTYCSGGTSAGDMAAHAQGLREMVDDAYINSRIEQTAYLGELLHKAGIPIVLPYGAHAIFLDARAFLSHLDQDQFPSQMLAAQLFVETGVRAMERGNVSKGRNPVTGQNFRPALELVRLTIPRRVYTRDHMKAVAEGIIRLYEQRHTIRGLQFTYEPEHLRFFQGRFKEVGE; from the coding sequence ATGATGACATTGCACGAGCCTTATAAAATCAAATCGATCAGGAACATCCGGTTCAAGAGCCTGCCGGACAGGAAAAAGGCCCTGAGGAATGCCGGTTATAATGTTGATCTGCTACCCTCCAATCAAGTGGCTTTCGACATGGTCACACAGGGCAGCTCTGCCATGAGCCAGGAACAGCTTGGCAATCTTTTCATCGGGGATGAAGCCTATGCCGGTGCAAGAAATTTTTACCGTCTCAACGATTCAGTGCGGGATGTGTTCGCCATTGACAGTGTTTGTCCGGTCCACAATACGTTCGGAGGATTGAAATTACTCAGTTACGTACATCTCACTCACCGGAAGATCGTGGCGGGAAATACGACGATGCCTTTCCCGACATTCAGGGCATTCGGGGGTGACTGCCAATTGCTTGGCACGGCTGCAGTGCCCCTCTACCCGGGTAACATTGATCTGTCGGGCCTTCGGCAGTTTCTGGAAAAGAACAGGAGCAAAGTGGCCCTGATCTATATGGATCTGCAGGGCGAAGGGTATCGGCCCGTTTCACCCGGAAATCTCCAGGAGATCAAAAAGCTCGCAGATGCTCACCAGGTGAAGCTGATCATGGATGCTTCCTGCATCGTTGAAGCAGCGTATTATGTTCTTCAGCATGATCCTGTATTCAAAAACAGCGATCTTGGCTCCGTGATCAAATTACTGGCTGCATCCTGTCATACGGTCCTGTTTGATGGAGGACAGGATTCCCTGAGTAACGTCGGTGGATTCCTTGCCTCACACGATCCGAAGGATCACGAACATTATCAGAATACAGTCGTCGTATTTGAGGGGCTGCATACCTATGGGGGCATGGCTGGCAGGACCATGGAAGTGGTGGCCACCGGCCTCAGGGAAATGTCAGATCCATTGCACGCCCAGTGGACCGACCACCAGGTGTCTGTTTTGGCAGAGGCGCTCGATAAGGGTAACGTGCCCTATATCCGGGGGTTTAACGGAGTGTACCTTCGTGCCGATCAGTTTCTTCCCGATGCCGGACCGGCGGCGGCAGAGACCGTTGCTGCGGCGCTGTACCTGAGTTCCGGCATACGGTGTCATCTGGAGGAGAATTATAAAAATGACAACTTATTGCCTGTACTCATTCCGCGCAGGGCATTGATGAGTACCCAGGTGGAACAGATCGGGGATGCCATTGTGAAACTATATGAACAGCGGGCGCTTGTCTCCCCGCTGGATCCTGTCAACCAGCCTGTCTTCACCTTTGAGGCCTGCTTTGAATGGATCGCCCCGGAACTGGAATCTTATCGTTTTACCTGCGAACCCTATACGATCCATTCCATTGAGCACGTCGGGATGGATACGCGTGAACAACGCCTCAAAGCGATGAAAGAGGCAGGTTACAATACCTTCCTGCTCAAATCGGAGGATGTGACCATCGATTTCCTGACCGATTCGGGAACCAGCGCGATGAGTGTCGAGCAGTGGATGGCCTACCTGCGGGCAAAAGAAACCCCGGCCACCCCGGATGCCTACCTGGACATTGTATCGACCGCCCAGAAAATTTACGGGCATAAGTATATCATCCTGACCCATCAGGGACGGGCGGCAGAACATATCATGTCGCAGATGTTCATCAAACCGGGCGACTATGTCCCCGGCAACATGTACTTCACCACCACCAGGGAACATCAGGAAATGGCCGGGGGAACTTTTGTGGATGTCATCGTTGATGAAGCCCATCAGACAGCTTCCACTTTTCCCTGGAAGGGGAATGTTGACCTTGCCAAGATGGAGACCCTTTATGAAAAAGCAACAGCCGAAGGCAGGAAGCTTTCCTACCTCTCCTATGAGTTCAATGTTAACCTTGCCGGGGGGCAGCCGGTGTCGATGACGAACATCAAGGAGGTGTACACCTGGTGCAAGGCGAGGAACATTCCGGTATTCTTTGATGCCACGCGCTGCGCCGAGAACGCCTGTTTCATACAGCGGAACGACCCTGTGTACAGGAATGTACCGGTTGCCGACATCCTCCTGGAGATGTTCAGCTATGGCGACGGCGCCACCATTTCCAGCAAGAAGGACATGCTGAGCAACCTGTCGGGCTCCCTGCTTTTCAGGGACAATGAGCAATGGTACCGGAAGGGGCTTCAGATGCTCCGCATCTTTGAAGGGACGTATTGCAGCGGAGGCACCTCGGCCGGTGACATGGCTGCACACGCACAGGGACTTCGCGAAATGGTAGATGATGCGTACATCAATTCCCGCATCGAGCAGACCGCCTACCTGGGAGAGCTGCTGCATAAGGCAGGCATTCCCATTGTGCTGCCCTATGGAGCACATGCAATCTTTCTGGATGCACGCGCATTCCTTTCACACCTCGACCAGGATCAGTTTCCCTCACAGATGCTGGCAGCACAGCTTTTCGTCGAAACAGGCGTGCGGGCCATGGAACGCGGCAACGTCAGCAAAGGACGCAATCCCGTCACAGGGCAGAATTTTCGCCCCGCCCTGGAACTGGTCCGTCTGACCATCCCCAGACGGGTCTATACACGCGACCATATGAAAGCAGTCGCGGAGGGGATCATCCGTCTCTACGAACAGCGGCACACCATCCGCGGATTGCAGTTCACCTACGAACCTGAACATCTGCGCTTTTTCCAGGGAAGGTTTAAGGAGGTTGGGGAATGA
- a CDS encoding Sb-PDE family phosphodiesterase → MPGKVVSQQLVRKEIHFPDILGYHTLKCYLHIHTVFSDAYVWPDVRIWEAFREGLDAIAITDHLEYQPHKKYVDTASNNAWELMKPAADQLNILLIRGAEVTRKMPPGHLNALFIENADSADDPDYEKTLRGLADQGAFIFWNHPGWIAQAKDGIRWYDVHTDLLAKNLIHGIEVGNYGEWYPEALQWCMDKNLTVLCNSDIHEPSEIYREYAGVKHRLVTLVFARERTIESIREALLAHRTAGWFEDTLIGQETWLRELFMKSVTLGKPFNLTDKERSYYLTNTSDVNYTLTAGTESGESMAPRRIFLPANATILLRVSGKGDQPYTVTYTVANCFIRGRENLTVTWEL, encoded by the coding sequence ATGCCTGGCAAAGTTGTTTCCCAGCAGCTCGTCCGCAAGGAGATCCATTTTCCGGATATCCTGGGCTACCATACCCTTAAATGCTACTTACACATCCATACTGTGTTTTCCGATGCTTATGTCTGGCCTGATGTGAGGATATGGGAAGCCTTCCGGGAAGGGCTGGATGCCATTGCAATCACAGATCATCTTGAATATCAACCTCATAAGAAGTACGTAGATACTGCAAGCAATAATGCCTGGGAACTGATGAAGCCCGCGGCTGACCAGTTGAATATACTGTTAATACGCGGTGCGGAGGTGACACGGAAAATGCCGCCCGGCCATTTGAATGCATTGTTCATTGAAAACGCAGATTCGGCTGACGATCCGGACTATGAAAAGACCCTGCGGGGACTGGCTGATCAGGGTGCCTTCATTTTCTGGAATCATCCGGGCTGGATCGCCCAGGCAAAGGATGGGATCCGTTGGTACGATGTTCATACGGACCTTCTGGCCAAAAACCTGATCCACGGGATCGAAGTGGGCAATTACGGCGAATGGTATCCCGAGGCACTGCAATGGTGCATGGACAAGAACCTTACGGTCCTCTGCAACTCGGATATCCATGAACCTTCGGAGATCTACAGGGAATATGCGGGTGTGAAACACCGGCTGGTGACCCTGGTTTTTGCCAGAGAACGTACTATTGAATCCATACGGGAAGCCTTGCTGGCTCATCGCACGGCAGGCTGGTTCGAAGATACGCTGATCGGGCAGGAAACCTGGCTCAGGGAACTGTTCATGAAATCCGTCACCCTTGGCAAACCTTTCAATCTGACCGACAAGGAACGCTCCTACTACCTGACGAATACATCGGATGTCAATTATACACTGACAGCGGGAACCGAATCCGGGGAATCCATGGCACCCCGGCGGATCTTCCTGCCTGCAAATGCAACCATCCTCCTGCGTGTCAGCGGCAAGGGTGACCAGCCGTACACTGTGACTTACACCGTTGCCAATTGTTTTATCCGGGGCCGGGAGAATCTGACGGTCACCTGGGAACTGTGA
- a CDS encoding glycoside hydrolase family 13 protein, giving the protein MRRLTCLAICFSLWIPLSFADGYSLKRVEPPSWWIGMHDPVLQLMVCGEQIADLTPVIRYPGVRIQRTERTGNPNYLFITLKISPDVKPGRFDILFQKDKTTQVLWHYELWEREPGSAQRIGFGPSDVIYLVTPDRFANGDPSNDEVSGYPDKLNRDDRDGRHGGDLKGIIDHLDYIAGMGFTALWLNPVLENNMPRTSYHGYAITDFYRVDPRFGSNELYAQLGEMASRKGIKLIMDMVANHCGSEHWWMKDLPSEDWIHGGGEFFSTNHMRATVQDPYASPSDKMMFPDGWFVKSMPDMNQQNPFLATYLIQNSVWWIEYAHLAGIRQDTYSYPDKDFMSEWSCRLMAEYPQLNIVGEEWSVNPALVSYWQKGKVNRDGYTSCLPSLMDFPLQQALVKGLVENDAIYSDGLIRLYETLANDFLYADPGNLVIFADNHDMSRFFTQVDEDVDLFKMGLVYILTVRGIPQVYYGTEIAMNNPGTSDHGIIRSDFPGGWESDTVDAFSGKGLTQQQTDIQDFTRKLLRWRQNHPVIHDGSLVHYVPNNGIYVYFRYTKDQTVMIVMNKNNVPVTLGTQRFSEVTGDFHSGKDVLTKKEYLLNDLVVPAREALILELQK; this is encoded by the coding sequence ATGAGACGACTCACCTGCCTGGCCATCTGTTTTTCATTATGGATACCCCTTTCTTTTGCTGATGGCTATTCCCTGAAACGCGTGGAACCTCCGTCCTGGTGGATCGGGATGCATGATCCCGTTTTACAGCTGATGGTCTGCGGCGAACAAATCGCAGACCTTACCCCGGTGATCAGATATCCGGGAGTGAGGATCCAGCGGACAGAACGTACAGGGAATCCGAACTACCTGTTCATTACATTGAAGATCAGTCCGGATGTGAAACCGGGACGCTTCGATATTTTGTTTCAGAAGGATAAAACGACGCAAGTTTTATGGCATTATGAGCTATGGGAGAGGGAACCAGGTTCCGCCCAGCGGATTGGATTCGGCCCTTCGGATGTCATCTACCTGGTCACCCCCGACCGCTTTGCCAACGGTGATCCTTCCAACGATGAGGTCAGCGGATACCCCGACAAGCTGAACAGGGATGACAGGGATGGCCGCCATGGAGGCGACCTGAAGGGGATCATCGACCACCTGGATTATATCGCCGGCATGGGATTTACAGCCCTCTGGCTGAACCCGGTGCTGGAGAACAACATGCCCCGGACCTCTTATCACGGCTATGCGATCACGGACTTTTACAGGGTGGACCCCAGGTTTGGTTCCAACGAACTCTATGCACAGCTGGGTGAAATGGCATCACGCAAAGGGATCAAGCTGATCATGGATATGGTGGCCAATCATTGCGGATCAGAACACTGGTGGATGAAGGACCTTCCTTCGGAAGACTGGATCCACGGAGGCGGGGAATTCTTCAGCACCAACCATATGCGGGCAACGGTCCAGGATCCTTATGCTTCTCCATCGGATAAAATGATGTTCCCTGATGGCTGGTTCGTTAAGTCCATGCCCGACATGAACCAGCAGAATCCTTTCCTGGCAACCTACCTGATCCAGAATTCGGTCTGGTGGATCGAGTATGCACACCTTGCCGGCATTCGGCAGGATACCTACTCCTATCCGGACAAGGACTTCATGAGCGAATGGTCGTGCAGACTGATGGCCGAGTATCCCCAGTTGAACATTGTCGGCGAAGAATGGAGCGTGAATCCCGCCCTTGTTTCCTACTGGCAAAAAGGAAAAGTGAACCGCGATGGTTACACGTCCTGCCTGCCAAGCCTCATGGACTTTCCTTTGCAGCAGGCCCTGGTTAAAGGTCTTGTTGAAAATGACGCCATCTATTCCGATGGACTGATCCGGTTATATGAAACCCTGGCGAATGATTTTCTGTATGCTGATCCGGGCAACCTGGTCATTTTTGCGGATAACCACGACATGAGCCGTTTTTTCACCCAGGTTGATGAGGATGTTGATCTTTTTAAGATGGGTCTGGTTTATATCCTGACGGTGAGAGGCATACCACAGGTTTATTACGGAACGGAAATAGCGATGAATAATCCCGGAACCAGCGATCACGGAATCATCCGGAGTGACTTCCCGGGTGGCTGGGAGAGCGATACGGTTGATGCCTTTTCGGGGAAAGGACTGACTCAGCAGCAGACAGACATTCAGGATTTTACGAGGAAATTGCTCCGTTGGCGCCAAAATCATCCCGTCATTCACGACGGATCCCTGGTACATTACGTCCCCAATAATGGTATATATGTTTACTTCCGTTATACGAAGGATCAGACGGTCATGATCGTGATGAATAAGAACAATGTTCCTGTTACCCTTGGCACACAACGATTCAGTGAGGTAACAGGTGATTTTCATTCCGGAAAGGATGTTTTGACCAAAAAAGAATACCTTCTCAACGATCTGGTGGTCCCGGCCAGAGAGGCGCTCATCCTTGAGCTTCAAAAGTAA
- a CDS encoding TonB-dependent receptor — MGKMLLSKRYIFLMLLFFTYLAGYAQGGDVTGVVTDAADGTTLPGVTVVIKGTTMGTITDDNGSYRIRVESSNTALIFSFIGFESQEIVAQPNTVVNVGLVTKSTVLQELVVIGYGVQKKEDATGSVSAVSVKDFNKGLVTTPAGLITGKIAGVQITSGGGAPGEGYLIRIRQGSSLSASNDPLIIIDGVPMDNEGVSGARGSLSMFNPNDIETFTVLKDASATAIYGSRASNGVILITSKKGQKGSKIKLNYTGSFSLSTVPNMVNVLGATEYKALLNKRYAENETVLSMLGNDNTDWQNEIYTNAFGMDHYLSASGTVDNLPYRISLGYSDQDGILKTDNLKNTTISASLNPTLFDDHLKIDFNMMGMFLKNHFADQGAIGAAIQYDPTKPITSDSVYTVHYNDANGNPQTMTTDYGGYYAWTQASTGAPVSQGSSNPVALLELRDDESNVNRLVGNIQLDYKFHFLPDLRANLNLGYDHSLSDGNVYVPEYAPWSYDPVNGGGVSTTYDQEKKNEVLDFYLNYAKDLPSAKSAFNIMAGYSWQHYWRRGSNYSTNLKGTVVTDDSDYETENYLVSFFGRFNYTLLDRYLLTFTLRDDGTSRFSEDTRWGLFPSLALAWKIVDEPFMQNANVLSQLKLRAGWGITGQQNLGQGDYPYLPRYTYSQMNAAYLFGSTYYQTLRPEGYDINLKWEETTTWNLGLDYGFARDKFYGSLDFYYRQTADLINFIPVPAGSNLTNYILTNIGDMDNKGVEFSINTRPVAKKDLFWEINLNATYNTSEITKLTATDDPNYLGVLVGGISGGVGNTIQVHSVGYAPSSFYVLEQIYDPNENPLEGTFVDQDGDGSGQTDKDRIHYKDPVADFYFGIGSSLQYRNLGFSFSGRANFGNWVYNNVKSENAVWERMYRPEGPYLGNVTSEVVQVDFDYPWYWSSYYIENGSFFRMDNITLNYTFDQLFKEKASLMLSATVNNAFVITNYTGLDPEVSNGIDNRLYPRPRVYVLGVSLTF, encoded by the coding sequence ATGGGAAAAATGTTACTGTCGAAGCGATACATCTTTCTGATGCTGCTTTTTTTTACCTATCTGGCAGGATACGCTCAGGGAGGTGATGTCACCGGGGTGGTGACCGATGCTGCGGATGGGACGACCTTGCCAGGGGTGACCGTCGTCATCAAGGGAACGACCATGGGTACGATTACGGATGACAATGGATCTTACCGGATCCGGGTTGAATCCTCCAACACGGCCCTGATCTTCTCATTCATTGGTTTTGAGAGCCAGGAGATCGTTGCTCAGCCCAACACCGTTGTCAACGTTGGCCTGGTCACCAAATCCACGGTCTTGCAGGAGCTGGTGGTCATCGGCTACGGTGTCCAGAAAAAGGAGGACGCTACGGGGTCGGTTTCCGCTGTTTCGGTCAAGGACTTCAATAAGGGTCTCGTTACGACTCCGGCCGGATTGATAACCGGTAAAATAGCCGGTGTACAGATCACAAGTGGCGGAGGAGCACCCGGAGAGGGATACCTCATTCGAATCCGCCAGGGTTCTTCTCTTTCAGCCAGTAATGATCCCTTGATCATCATTGATGGCGTACCCATGGACAATGAGGGGGTTTCCGGTGCCAGGGGCTCGCTCAGCATGTTCAATCCAAATGATATTGAAACCTTTACCGTGCTGAAGGATGCTTCTGCCACAGCCATTTACGGTTCACGGGCATCCAACGGAGTTATCCTGATCACTTCCAAAAAAGGTCAAAAAGGAAGTAAAATCAAGCTGAACTACACTGGCAGTTTTTCTCTTTCCACAGTACCCAATATGGTCAATGTGCTGGGGGCAACAGAATATAAGGCCCTCCTGAACAAACGATATGCTGAAAACGAAACCGTATTGTCGATGCTTGGCAACGACAATACGGACTGGCAAAATGAAATCTATACGAATGCATTTGGTATGGATCATTACCTGAGCGCTTCCGGGACGGTCGATAATCTTCCCTATCGAATTTCGTTGGGTTATTCCGATCAGGATGGCATCCTGAAAACAGACAATTTGAAAAACACCACGATCTCAGCCTCTTTGAATCCAACGCTGTTCGACGACCATCTGAAGATTGACTTCAACATGATGGGTATGTTCCTGAAGAACCATTTTGCCGACCAGGGCGCCATTGGAGCTGCCATCCAGTACGATCCGACAAAGCCCATTACTTCCGATTCGGTTTACACGGTCCATTACAATGATGCCAATGGAAATCCTCAGACCATGACGACAGACTACGGCGGGTATTATGCATGGACCCAGGCTTCAACCGGAGCCCCGGTATCACAGGGATCTTCCAATCCTGTCGCTTTGCTGGAACTCAGGGATGATGAATCGAATGTGAACAGGCTGGTCGGTAATATCCAGCTGGATTATAAGTTTCATTTCCTGCCGGACCTCAGGGCCAACCTGAACCTGGGTTACGATCATTCGTTGAGCGATGGCAATGTGTATGTTCCGGAGTATGCGCCCTGGTCCTATGATCCGGTCAACGGAGGAGGTGTCAGTACAACATACGACCAGGAAAAGAAAAACGAGGTGCTGGATTTCTATCTGAATTATGCCAAAGACCTTCCATCAGCCAAGAGCGCCTTCAATATCATGGCCGGTTACTCCTGGCAGCATTACTGGAGGAGAGGATCCAATTATTCCACGAACCTGAAAGGAACAGTTGTCACCGATGACTCCGATTACGAGACGGAAAACTACCTGGTATCCTTTTTCGGCAGGTTCAATTATACTTTGCTTGACAGGTACCTGCTGACATTCACCTTGCGTGATGATGGAACCTCCCGGTTCTCCGAGGATACGCGCTGGGGGTTGTTTCCATCTCTGGCCCTGGCATGGAAGATCGTTGACGAACCGTTCATGCAGAATGCAAACGTCCTGTCGCAGCTCAAACTCCGGGCCGGATGGGGCATCACGGGGCAGCAGAACCTGGGACAGGGTGACTATCCTTACCTGCCCAGGTACACCTACAGCCAGATGAATGCAGCTTATCTTTTCGGCAGTACTTATTACCAGACCCTGCGGCCGGAAGGATATGACATCAATCTGAAATGGGAGGAGACCACCACCTGGAACCTCGGACTGGATTATGGTTTTGCCAGGGATAAATTTTACGGTTCGTTAGACTTTTACTACCGGCAGACCGCCGATCTGATCAATTTCATCCCGGTACCCGCCGGGTCCAACCTGACCAACTATATCCTGACCAATATCGGAGATATGGACAACAAGGGCGTTGAATTTTCCATCAACACACGTCCCGTAGCAAAGAAGGATCTTTTCTGGGAGATCAACCTGAATGCCACCTACAACACCAGCGAGATCACAAAACTGACTGCCACCGATGACCCGAACTATCTCGGCGTGCTTGTCGGTGGAATTTCCGGTGGCGTGGGCAATACCATCCAGGTTCACAGTGTTGGTTACGCTCCCAGTTCCTTCTATGTGCTGGAGCAGATCTATGATCCCAATGAAAATCCCCTGGAAGGTACGTTTGTCGATCAGGACGGAGATGGCTCAGGTCAGACGGACAAGGACCGCATTCATTATAAAGATCCGGTTGCGGATTTCTATTTTGGCATTGGATCCAGCCTTCAGTACAGGAATCTGGGATTCTCATTTTCCGGAAGGGCCAACTTCGGAAACTGGGTCTACAACAACGTCAAATCCGAAAATGCTGTCTGGGAGAGAATGTACCGTCCCGAAGGGCCCTACCTTGGCAACGTAACTTCGGAAGTTGTACAAGTCGACTTTGATTACCCATGGTACTGGTCAAGCTATTATATCGAAAACGGTTCGTTCTTCCGGATGGACAACATCACGCTCAATTACACCTTTGACCAGCTTTTCAAGGAAAAGGCGAGCCTTATGCTGTCAGCTACCGTCAACAATGCCTTTGTGATCACCAACTATACCGGCCTGGACCCGGAAGTCAGCAACGGGATCGATAACAGGCTCTATCCGCGCCCCCGCGTTTATGTACTCGGCGTCAGCCTGACATTTTAA
- a CDS encoding RagB/SusD family nutrient uptake outer membrane protein, with protein sequence MKKIFDISLFIAAGMIVFTSCVKDLDTVPLDKDEVTAASVYDDTNSYKQVLAKLYAGLAVSGQIGPHGAGDISGIDEGFGQYLRGYWYHQELTTDEAVMSWSDQTIKDLHWQTWGTSDVFIAAMYYRIFYQISICNEYIRETSEGKLSERGVSGKLRTEVEHYRAEARFLRALSYWHALDLFGNVPFVTEEDPVGSFFPNQIQQADLYAYIESELLAIENLMVEARQNEYGRADKAALWMLLAKLYLNAEVYTGQPKYTECLTYCKNIINAGYTLEPEYQNLFLADNDHLDEVVFAVPFDGTYTRTWGGTTFIICAAVGGTMNPTEFGIEGGWGGTRTTKAFVQKFTDITGTTDSRAMFYTDGQNLEINDVGFFTEGYAITKFRNVKRDGAPGSNLTYTDTDFPMFRLADVYLMYAEAVLRGGSGGDNGTAIGYVNQLRERAYGNATGNVANIDLGFILNERARELYWECHRRTDLIRYGLFTGGDYLWPWKGKTMDGMATAEKYNLFPIPSSDLTANLNLKQNPDY encoded by the coding sequence ATGAAAAAAATATTCGACATATCCCTGTTCATTGCGGCAGGTATGATCGTGTTCACCTCCTGTGTGAAGGACCTGGATACCGTACCTCTTGACAAGGATGAAGTGACTGCTGCATCTGTGTATGATGACACAAATTCCTACAAGCAGGTCCTCGCCAAGCTTTATGCAGGACTTGCCGTTTCGGGACAGATAGGCCCTCACGGAGCGGGCGACATCAGTGGCATTGATGAAGGCTTCGGTCAGTATCTGAGAGGTTACTGGTATCACCAGGAGCTGACAACGGACGAAGCGGTCATGTCGTGGAGTGACCAGACCATCAAGGATCTGCACTGGCAGACCTGGGGTACCAGCGATGTGTTCATTGCGGCCATGTACTACCGGATCTTTTATCAGATCTCCATTTGCAACGAATATATCCGGGAGACCTCTGAGGGTAAACTGTCGGAGCGTGGAGTCAGCGGAAAGCTCAGGACAGAAGTGGAGCATTACCGGGCTGAGGCACGGTTTCTCCGTGCCCTGAGCTACTGGCATGCACTGGATCTGTTTGGAAATGTTCCATTTGTGACGGAAGAGGATCCGGTTGGTTCATTTTTTCCGAATCAAATCCAACAAGCCGACCTTTATGCCTATATAGAATCCGAACTGCTCGCCATTGAGAATCTGATGGTGGAAGCCCGGCAGAATGAGTACGGCCGGGCCGATAAGGCTGCTTTATGGATGCTGCTGGCCAAACTCTATCTTAACGCAGAGGTGTACACCGGCCAGCCGAAATATACCGAGTGCCTGACCTACTGCAAAAACATCATCAATGCCGGTTACACGCTGGAGCCGGAATATCAGAACCTGTTCCTGGCCGATAACGACCACCTGGATGAGGTCGTTTTCGCAGTGCCTTTCGACGGGACCTACACCAGGACGTGGGGAGGCACAACCTTCATCATCTGTGCGGCAGTGGGAGGAACGATGAACCCCACTGAATTCGGCATCGAAGGCGGCTGGGGCGGAACACGGACAACAAAAGCCTTTGTTCAGAAATTCACGGATATTACGGGCACTACCGACAGCCGGGCCATGTTTTACACCGACGGCCAGAACCTTGAAATCAATGATGTTGGATTCTTTACGGAAGGGTATGCGATCACCAAGTTCAGGAACGTGAAACGAGACGGCGCCCCGGGATCCAATCTGACGTATACGGATACCGATTTCCCGATGTTCAGGCTGGCCGATGTTTATCTGATGTACGCAGAAGCAGTATTACGCGGCGGTTCAGGCGGTGACAACGGAACGGCCATCGGATATGTGAATCAGTTGAGGGAAAGGGCCTACGGTAACGCAACAGGAAATGTTGCGAACATTGATCTTGGCTTTATCCTGAATGAACGGGCACGTGAACTCTACTGGGAATGCCACCGCAGAACCGACCTGATACGGTATGGACTGTTCACTGGCGGGGATTACCTCTGGCCCTGGAAAGGGAAAACGATGGATGGAATGGCCACAGCTGAAAAATACAACTTGTTCCCGATCCCCTCATCCGATCTGACAGCTAACCTGAACCTGAAACAGAATCCGGACTATTAA